Proteins encoded within one genomic window of Deltaproteobacteria bacterium:
- a CDS encoding 2-hydroxyglutaryl-CoA dehydratase, protein MIVSGIDIGSRTTGVAVLRDDRILSTAIISTGPESAQTAEEGMRQALKDQSFSVKDIDYLVATGYGRIMVPFANKIITEITCHAKGAKWLFPSVRTVLDMGGQDCKVIRVEERGNPVDFAMNDKCAAGTGRFLEIMAELLKLPLERFCRLPFQSRNEIRINSRCVVFAKSEVISLIKGGGQKEDVVAGLHEAVAERVYGLMRQVGIEKDLVVTGGIAKNPAIVSLIEKKVGFKLFIPEEPQIVGALGAALLAREGCWKEVGVR, encoded by the coding sequence ATGATCGTATCCGGCATTGATATCGGCTCCAGGACCACCGGGGTGGCCGTCTTGAGGGATGACCGAATCCTGTCTACGGCTATTATCTCCACCGGTCCGGAAAGTGCTCAAACCGCCGAAGAAGGTATGCGGCAGGCATTGAAAGATCAGAGTTTCTCCGTAAAGGATATCGATTATCTGGTTGCCACCGGATATGGAAGGATTATGGTCCCTTTTGCCAATAAAATTATTACCGAAATCACCTGTCATGCCAAAGGGGCAAAATGGTTATTCCCGTCCGTCCGGACGGTGCTCGATATGGGCGGTCAGGATTGTAAAGTTATTCGTGTGGAGGAAAGAGGAAATCCCGTTGACTTTGCCATGAACGACAAATGCGCGGCCGGGACGGGAAGATTTTTGGAAATCATGGCGGAATTGCTGAAACTTCCTTTGGAACGTTTCTGCCGTTTGCCCTTCCAATCTCGAAATGAGATTCGAATCAATTCTCGATGTGTGGTATTTGCCAAGTCGGAGGTGATTTCGTTAATCAAGGGCGGGGGTCAAAAGGAAGACGTAGTGGCGGGGTTGCATGAAGCCGTGGCCGAAAGGGTCTATGGCCTTATGCGCCAGGTGGGAATCGAAAAGGATTTGGTCGTCACGGGTGGGATTGCCAAGAATCCGGCTATTGTGAGCCTGATAGAAAAAAAAGTGGGCTTTAAACTATTCATACCGGAAGAGCCCCAGATCGTTGGTGCCCTCGGGGCGGCCCTTTTGGCAAGAGAAGGCTGCTGGAAGGAAGTGGGGGTTAGATAG
- a CDS encoding 2-hydroxyglutaryl-CoA dehydratase, translated as MNHGRPCFAKVLISGDEDISYEEIFNQAAWEAGVSFGKISGILATGIGKGSTPSSWKKKSDPICHARGAFYLIPSAKGVLDIGAEGSRAVKLEEGGRVADFTVNSKCAAGTGIFLETMAKIMNLSIEKMGIAAVQAGGKARISSFCAVFAESEVISNIHKGVPKDHIVSGIHESVADRLMELLNRVKIGNNLVLSGGGAKNLGLVKALENRLGQSVRVPDSPETVGALGAALIAQDSWRKSG; from the coding sequence TTGAACCATGGGAGACCCTGTTTCGCCAAGGTTCTGATAAGCGGGGATGAGGATATTTCCTATGAAGAAATCTTTAACCAGGCGGCTTGGGAGGCCGGTGTTTCCTTCGGGAAAATATCGGGCATCCTGGCAACCGGAATAGGCAAAGGTTCGACTCCGTCGAGCTGGAAGAAAAAATCGGATCCGATTTGTCATGCCCGAGGCGCTTTTTATCTGATTCCGTCGGCCAAAGGCGTGCTCGATATCGGTGCGGAAGGGAGCCGGGCTGTGAAATTAGAGGAGGGCGGACGGGTGGCCGATTTTACCGTTAACTCCAAATGTGCCGCCGGAACCGGGATATTTTTGGAGACCATGGCCAAGATTATGAATCTATCGATAGAGAAAATGGGGATCGCAGCCGTTCAGGCCGGCGGTAAGGCCAGGATCAGCAGTTTCTGTGCCGTATTCGCCGAATCCGAAGTCATTTCCAATATTCATAAGGGGGTTCCCAAAGACCATATCGTTTCAGGCATCCATGAATCGGTGGCCGATCGCCTGATGGAGTTGTTAAACCGGGTAAAAATCGGGAATAACCTGGTCCTGAGTGGTGGCGGGGCGAAAAACCTGGGGCTTGTCAAGGCCCTGGAAAACAGACTGGGACAATCAGTCCGGGTCCCGGACAGTCCTGAGACGGTCGGTGCCCTGGGTGCCGCCTTGATCGCCCAGGATTCCTGGCGGAAATCCGGATAG
- a CDS encoding 2-hydroxyacyl-CoA dehydratase, whose protein sequence is MNNVFQEIIENRHKIARKWKERNQKRVVGYFCCITPEEMIYASGLLPVRIAGSSEKLEVVPDHVPQYGCGFVRSCLDLAARGIYDYLDGVIIPNTCDLIPKLEYWWRELCPRTTPLNEGQESHPYVYYLNYPEKVTGPKVNSFYLMQLRTFKQYLERMSEQLITDEMLQEAIGVYNEHYALMEQLDELRKQDPPLISGYEAWQVEFAGLLMPKNEHNALLREYLKELPLRPDKPEKKVRLYLSASALDRETAELYKIIGECGGEVVSEDISAGSSHYSGITLNPTIPPLEAMVERSLATPCPRSTVTATLKAPYPMFRWNYLKRTMEGYQVKGAVFYNLNCCECRSLENPFLKEKIKEVFHIPVLFLEGDYTPEGLNQMRGRIETFIEMIGA, encoded by the coding sequence ATGAACAATGTTTTTCAGGAAATTATAGAAAACCGCCACAAAATAGCCCGGAAATGGAAGGAAAGAAATCAAAAGAGGGTCGTAGGCTATTTCTGCTGTATCACCCCGGAGGAGATGATCTATGCCAGCGGACTACTGCCGGTACGCATTGCCGGGAGTTCCGAAAAATTAGAAGTAGTCCCGGATCACGTGCCCCAGTACGGATGCGGTTTTGTCCGGAGTTGTCTGGATCTGGCCGCCCGGGGCATTTATGATTATCTGGACGGTGTGATCATCCCCAATACCTGCGATCTGATCCCTAAACTGGAATACTGGTGGCGGGAACTTTGCCCCCGCACCACTCCCCTCAATGAAGGACAGGAGAGCCATCCCTATGTCTATTATTTGAATTATCCGGAAAAGGTTACGGGCCCGAAGGTCAATTCTTTTTATCTTATGCAGCTTCGGACCTTTAAACAATATCTGGAAAGGATGAGTGAGCAACTCATCACAGATGAGATGCTGCAGGAGGCCATAGGGGTTTACAACGAACACTATGCTTTAATGGAACAATTGGATGAATTAAGGAAGCAGGATCCGCCTCTTATATCCGGTTATGAGGCCTGGCAGGTGGAATTTGCCGGCCTCCTGATGCCGAAAAACGAACATAATGCCCTGCTCCGGGAATATCTAAAGGAACTTCCCCTTCGCCCGGATAAACCCGAAAAGAAAGTCAGGTTATATCTATCGGCCAGTGCCCTGGACCGGGAGACCGCTGAATTGTACAAGATCATCGGGGAATGTGGCGGAGAAGTCGTTTCCGAAGACATCAGTGCCGGAAGCAGTCATTACAGCGGGATTACGTTGAATCCCACCATCCCGCCCCTGGAGGCCATGGTCGAACGCTCCCTGGCCACCCCGTGCCCCCGTTCAACCGTCACGGCAACCCTGAAGGCACCTTATCCCATGTTTCGCTGGAACTATCTCAAGAGGACCATGGAGGGTTATCAGGTGAAGGGGGCCGTCTTTTACAACCTGAATTGCTGCGAATGCCGTTCCCTGGAGAATCCTTTTTTAAAGGAGAAGATTAAGGAAGTGTTTCATATCCCGGTTTTATTTTTGGAGGGGGATTATACGCCGGAAGGATTGAACCAGATGAGGGGCCGGATCGAAACATTTATCGAGATGATCGGGGCTTGA